The following nucleotide sequence is from Pithys albifrons albifrons isolate INPA30051 chromosome 2, PitAlb_v1, whole genome shotgun sequence.
ACAGGGAACCTGGGAGCGCAtccagcagaggagagggaagaaggggaggaaatgAGAGGGGGAAGAGGGCAGGAAGTGAAGGGGGGAATGAGGGCGGAGttgagggaagaagggagggctTGGAGGGGGCTAAAGGGGAAATATGGGGGAAAATGAGATGGGAATAAGGGAGGGACGGAGGAGGAATGGGAGGGgaatggggggaaaaggggagtgcggaggggcagagggggaatGGAGGGGGCTGCAAGAAGCGGGGCGGGCCCAGCCCCACCGTGGCTGCCCCACTGCCCGGGCCTTCCCAGCCGCGCACTCACCGCTCCCGGCGCGTTCCCGGCGCGATCCCGGCACGTTCCCGGCTCGTTCCTGTCCCGGTCCCGGCGCTGCTCCCGCTCGGCCCGGGCGCGGCCGGAAGCGCTGACACGACacgggcccggcccgccccgggCAAGGCCGCGGCGCGCCGGAATGACGTCACGGAGGCGCCTCCCGCCGCCAGGCAACGCGGGGCCGCTTTCCCGGATTTGTTATTCCCAAATCCCGCCGGGAAATCGGCGCGAATGAACGAGTGACGGGCCGGGAGGCACTGCCAGCTTTATTCAGAGAGGAATTGGTGATTTACAGCGCCAGCCCCGCGCTGTGTGTGTATCAACACGCACAGACCGCACCCTGCCCGCTCCCAGGGGATGCTCTGAGGGTATCCACGATTCCGGGAAAACAAACCTCGGGACAAATCTAAACCCTTCATGGAATTAACACCATCAGGAGGCGTTACACCCCCTGCTCCACCTGTACCCAGCTCCTGAGGAGCAGCGAGGGGGGTAATCCCCCATTCTGGGATAATTTGCCCCACCCCTCGCGGTTTAGGGCCAAGACTGACCTTACAAGCAGAGGAGGGAGCGGGTGGTGCCCCCAGCGCCCTGTGCGGCTGGTTTGGCACCGGCGGGTTTATCCAGCgtgcccctcctgcccaccGGCCACACCCCCGGGGCGGGGCCCGCCCGCTGCTGCCCCGGCCGGCTCGATCTTGGACCAGTTGTGGTCCTTTTTGGGCGTGAGGTCGATGAGGAAACTCCTCCAGTGAGCGTTGCGGTCGTGAATCTGGGAAAACAAAAGGGAGGGGACAGGACAACAATCACTTCTGGCTTTTGACTAACGTCATTAAAACTGTAAAACATTTCTCACCCCCCACGTGCCAGGTCTGGGGTGGGATTAAAGCTCTGCAGACCCCACAGGTACAGTCATAACAGGCACTCACATCCCAAGGCCTCCCTCAAATGTTTCCAGGGACTCACTGAGGTGGGAAatgacctccaagatcaccgaGCCCAACCTGTGGTGCCCACCCTGGCACTAaatgaccctgagatgagctcagttggttcaaacttggttgcaataatgccaaggtcatgggttcaatcccctctgtgggccactgactgaagagttggactcgatgatctttgtgggtcccttccagctcagagtagtctgtgattctgagccCAACCTCTGGTGCCCAccctggcactcagtgccatgtgcAGCCATTCCCTTGTGAGGAGTGTGAATGTGATTTGTGTCAGTAAAACCAGTGAGTTATTGGAGCTCCTACAGTGACATGGGAAGAAACTCATGGCCAGTCAATTAAAAATTCCACCTAACACCCATATGAAGAGATAAACAGGATAGTGTTAAATCACTTTATCTGCTATAATTTTGTCAAGGACCACATGAATTGTAACACAAAGGTTGAAGAGTTAAACTTTCCCACATCTAAGGGGAGCAGAGTTTATGGTGGGGTTATCACTGGGGTTGTAAAAGTAACTCAACTACAGTAGTACATGTTAAACTGCTTAAAAGTGTACTAAGAATGTTTATGCAGGATCTAATGAGTATGTAtatacagaataaataaatgttgGAGTTAGACTGTGTTCAGTGTGTGATGGCCAAACAATATTTGTGTCCGTTGCACCCACTGAGCTGAAATTGCTTTTATCATATAataaattctaattaaaaaccCATGACATTGAGACTACGTTTCTCACaccctgaacacctccagggatggtgcctCCTTTCCAGGcgctcaacaggagccaacagtgtgcccaggtggccaagaaggccaatgggatccgggcctggatccaaaccagcgtggccatcaggcccagggcagtgacccttcccctggactctgccttggggaggccacaccttgagtgttgtgttcagttctgggcccctcagttcaggcaagagattgagggctggagtggggccagagaagagcaacgaggctggagaagggactggagcacaagtgctgtggggagaggctgagggagctgggggtgtttagcctggagaagaggaggctcagaggtgacctcagcactgtctggaactgcctgaagggaagttctggccagctgggggttggtctcttctcccaggcactcagcaacaggacaagggggcacgatgggctcaagctctgccaggggaaattgaagttggagagcagaaaaaaattctttgcagagagagtgctcagggattggaatgggctgcccagagagggggtggattccccatccctggaggtttttcagctgagcttggccgtggcactgagtgccatgatctggtaaagggactggagttggcccaagggttggacttgatgatctcggaggtcttttccaatccaatccattctatgattctgtgattctgtggatgtggcactgagtgagaatccaccacatcttgatccaaccccactgtgatcaccagcccagggctgtgagtgccctgggctggtgatcacagtggggttggatcaagggttaggatttgatgatctcagaggtcttttccaacccaatccctACTATGATTCTATGACGCCTGGACTTTGCTgccagcagagggagctgctgtgccgTCGGAGGACAATTCCACACGCTAGAACCACTCAGCAATTCCCGGCGGGAATTGCGGTCCCCGCGGCCCGGGAAGCTCCCGGGAGTTCCGTACCGCCGTGTGCCGGCGCAGCGTGGACATGTCGGTGAAGGTCCTCTCGCAGGCGCGGCACTTGTAGGGCTTCTCTCCGCTGTGGATGCGCTGGTGGCGCCGCAGCGCGCCCGGCTGTGTGAAGGTCTTCCCGCACTGCTCGCAGAAATAGGGGCGGGTCTCTGGAACAACCAGTGCCGGGGAAGACCGAGTTAGGAAGCGCCTTCTTTGGAGCCGATTAAAAAacatccctggagtgttcaaggcctggATGGCCAGGGTTTGGAGcgacctgggatagtggaaggtgtccctgcccatggggcagcgggtgggactggatgggcttcctggtcccttcccacccaaaccattctgtgattctggcacaggttgcccagggaagttgtggctgccccatccctggaaatgtttgaTGCCAGCTTGGACAgagtttggagcaacctgggacagtggaaggtgtcccttcttTAAGGTGCCTTCAAAGCCATTGTGGGATTCCCTGATTCCATGATAAACATTTGTCAGCTGCCAAAGAAAGCTTGAGATCAGCTCTCTGATCCTGCAAGCAGAACTACAGCTGTTTCCTACTCCTGGCACAAACTAGGCCTCAGTTTGCTGGGGAAGCACCACTGATATGACACAAGATGTTACTGGGCTCTGTTTAACGAGCCAGGACCAGGATGAGTCCTGCTTCCATCACCATGGACTCgccacccctggaggtgttcagggaACGGCTGGgcgtggcactcagtgccaaggTGGGGATGGATCACAGGTTGAACTCCATGACCCTGGAGGTCTattccaacctcagtgattctgtgatcactAATTCCAGGAACTGTGCTATGTGCCCATCCAGACTGGGAAGTACCCCAGAGCCACCATTCCCTCTCCCAGTGCCAAGAGCTGGCTCTGTTACCTGCATGGACgttgctgtgctgggccagggAGGCCCTGAGCCCGAAGGTTTTCCCACACACCTCACACCTGTAGGGCTTGGCACCCAGGTGGCAGCGCTTGTGGCACTTCAGGTACTCCTTGGTGGCAAAGTGTTTCCCACACACGTCGCACTTGAAAAGGCGCTCCCCTGAGGGAAGAGAACAGGAATTCTCTCAGGCATTTTGGGCTTTAAACTTGgtttcaaatcacagaatcattcaggCTGCAAAAGATCTCCCAGCCCAacaagtccaacctatgaccaatCCCCAGCTTGTCACCCAGCCtagagctctgagtgccacgtccagttgttccttggacacctccagggatggggactccatcccattccaatgcctgacaaccctttccatgaagaaattccctCTGTTGtccaatctgaacctcccctggcacagcttccatTTCACCTTATCCTgccccttgttccctgggagcagggccTGACCTCCGCCCTGGCTCCCCTTcttgtcagggagttgcagagagtgagaaggtccccccgagcctccttttctccagactgaaagTCCTTCTATCCCTACTAATTCCTTCCTGGTACTTGGAGTCTCTTCTGTGAGttacaaaaaaaacaaagggcACTTTCTTCATATCCCAGCTGGCAATTCCTAGTAGTGAAAAGAGAAAGTGATGGGAGGAACCACATGGAGTATTTAATGCCCACCTGTGTGTGTCCTTTTGTGGCCGGTGAGTTTTCCCTTGTCGGCAAAGGAAGCCCCACAGTCCTCACAGATATAGGGCTTCTCCCCTGTGTGGGACCTAAAGGAGGCAAAGCACAAATGATTATTAATAAATTAGATCTTGATCCTGTGGGCCTCCAGAATCACTTGTGTTCTGCAAACTTTACCTGGCAGGATATTCCCATTTTTAGGACAAAAGATTTGGTGTTTACACTGTGCTGACTTCCCTTAATCCAATCCAAACAGAATTTCCAATCAAAATCATTCCTAACTTTGAGCTGTCAGGTAAAAGGCTGATAAGCTATCTGCTATGCTCTCTTTTAGGAGAAAGATGGGAAATTCCATGGGATGATTCAGCATCTCCTGGGAGACGACACATCTGACACAGACACCACCAGGGAGCAACTCATCCCATCAAGCTCCACAGAGTGCAGCAGGAGCCCTGAGGAGCAGTGTGGATTTTGTGTTGCATAAAGAAAACCCACAGTAATTTCTTACTCCAAGAGCGTCTCCGAGGTCCCTGACTCATTCTTCAGTCCACACTACTCTTGATCAGCACATCCCATTGGATTTCAGAGCCTGTCCCAAATGACTGGCTCTTGCCTGCAAGTTTGGACGGTGCCTCCATGTCGAAATCCCGACCGTGAGCAACACAAGGACCACGGGGAGCCAAAGGCTTTGCGTGAAGGAATTAATCACAGACCCTGCAATCCAAATGATAGTGCCGTGTTCCTGCTCTAAGGAGAATGACTCACAGCTGCAAagtcagaggaggaaaaatgtgCTGAAGGACACTCTGCATGCAGGgagggaatcatagaatagactgggttggaaaagacctccgagatcatcaagtccaacccttggtccaactccagtccctttaccagatcatggcactcagtgccacggccaatcgcagtttaaaaacctccagggatggggaatccaccccctctctgggcagcccattccaatgcctgagcactctctctgcaaagaatttttttctgatctccaacttcaacttcccctggcagagcttgagcccatcgtgcccccttgtcctattgctgagtgcctgggagaagagaccaacccccacctggccagaacttcccttcaggcagttctagacagtgctgaggtcacctctgagcctcctcttctccaggctgaacacccccagctccctcagcctctccccacagcacttgtgctccagtcccttctccagcctcgttgctcttctcagttgagttggaagagacctctgagatcaccaagtccaacccttgatccaaccccactgtgatcactctggccctctgtgccatgggctggtgatcacagtagggttggatcaagacatgttggattctctgtccctggaggtgtttaagaggagactcagtgtcacatcccctcccttctccagcgtcattgctcttctctggccctgctccagcccctcaatatccttcctgaactgaggagcccagaactccCAGAATGGGAGGCTGGAGGCTGACCTGGTGTGGATCTTCAGCTGGGACGGCTGTGCAAACCTGGAGTGACAAGTGCCACACTCGTAGGGCTTCTCCCCGGTGTGTGTGCGCATGTGGAGCACCAGGGCCGTGCGGGAGCTCAGGATCTTCCCGCACACGGAGCAGAGGGGCCGCTTGGCCCGGCCCTCGTGTTTCCGCACGGAGTGAGTCCTGACGTCGCGCTGCCGCTTGAAGGTGGcgtggcacagggggcaggaGAAGCGCCGCTCCTCGGTGTGCACGCACGCCCGGTGCTCCTTCCAGCTGGTGTAGCTGGCAAAGCCCTTGCTGCACACGTCGCACTGGTAGGCTTTGCCAGGCAAGCACTGGTGGACATCCCGGCAGTGATCCACGTACTTCTTGCGGGAAACAAACTGCTCGTGGCACTTGTCACACCGGATCACATAGGGGGATCTCTTCTTGGCCCTGCTTTTACTGCCCTTCTTTAGTTTGGACTCTTCATCTAAGTCATGTCCTTCACCATCCCTCTCGTTTGAGTCTTCACCGTCCTCCTCAGAACCCACCTCATTGGCTCTACCTCCTTTGACTTCCGAACATCCTGCATTGCAAtctccctcctcctcaccctTCACACTCATTTCACCTTCATCTTCATTCCCTTCCTCACTCCTTCCTTCAGCTTCCCTGTGTTCCCAATTCTGTTCCTCTTGCTCCTTGTTCCGGTCTGCTTCGGCAATGGATGAGCCCCTGGGTTCTCCCTCACTCCTCGTGGCCTCTGATGTCCCATCCCAAGTCTCTCTGTCGGGATCTTTGTCACAGCTCGTGGCGTTTGGTCCAGGTGTGGGAGGAACCACCACCCAATAGACAGGCAGGAGTTTCCTCTCTTGCCCAGACTCATGGATTTtcctattaaaataaacaagcaaTAAGTTTAATTGAAActccattaaaattaattaattgcttCAATTCAGACATGTTTGCCTTGGGGGAAGAGTCATTTCCTTCAGATTGTTCTTTGCAGCACTTAAGAAATTCAGTGTATCTGGAAAGCCCAAGACCAGGGAAATTTTGGGTAGAGTTGGACCAAATAATTAAAGACAATTAAAATGTCTCAGTTTATCTTTATTTGTCACCTGACTGGGAATGTAGGATGGACTGTAAATTTTTCCTCCTGTAACACAGGATGGACTGCAAAACTTTTCCTCCAAGGCCATGGTGGATGGGATAAGAAATTATGGActtaaaacaaaggaaataaagattAAATGACAATATGGAGACACAAAATTCCTACTAAAACCCCAAATCTGATGCTTCCTAGATCCGGTTTCCCTTTAATTCAATGGGAAATTCCCTGAATTCTCTGTCTGAGAGACCTCAGTCCAGACATCTGCACTGCGAGCTCGATGACGCCAACCGCAAAAATCCATCCCGGTTTCAACACCCTCCAAATCAGATCTAAGGAATTCGGGAACTACAGCAGAGAGGACGTCAGGAATGCTTCATATCCAGAGAGGAGACACATCCCCAGAGCTGTATCTAACGTGGGTGGTGTAGGCAGCCCTGTGGGCAAAGCTGGCGGGGCAGCGCTCGCACCTGTAGGGCCGCTCCCGGGTGTGTGTCTGGACGTGGACGGAGAGGCCGCACTTGGAGCCGACCACCTTGTCGCAGTAGGGGCAGGCGCGGCATTCCCGCTTTTCCACCCTGCGGATCCGGTCGGCTGCGTCCTGCCGGCGCCGGAGCCTGCCGTGGCGGGAGGAGCCGCGGCCGTGGGTGTGCAGGCGGTGCTGCCGGAGGTCCTGCGGCGCCGGGAAACGCTGCCCGAGGGCCAGGCTGGCGTCGTGCTGGAGCTCCATGTGCTCCTGGGGCCGCTCCGGGATGGGGAAGGAGTTGTCCCACTTCCCACACGCCGTCGGCGTTGGGGTTTTCCTGCGTTCTGTTTTGCCGGAAAACTGGGAAATTAAACTCTCTTCATCTTCCCACTGCTCGGGCAGAGTGTTCCCAATTACAACACAGGCTCCCTGTGCCTCAGTCTGGCTTAGGAGGGAATGACCATCCTTGTTTTCCAGACTAAGGAGATCCACATCCAGCCTGTGTGTGGAATCTGGCTTGTGACATTTTGCTGGGCTGGATTTTGGGTGTGGAAAAGCAGTGTCCTCTTGCTCCAGACCTGCTGCTTGGCCTCCAATCAGCTCATAGCTCGCCAGCAACTTCTTATGCTTTTGCCTATCCCAAACTTTCCTCTGCACGGGAATTGCCACAACCTGGGAAGAGTTCCTCAGGCTGGGGTTCTCCTCGTGCTGGATGTGAGGCCACTGTGACCCACCATTTTCACCCCTCTGTCCTTTCAGGTGGAGGCTCAAATCCAAACCCTTTCTGCCCTCTGCTTTCACCTCTTCACAGATGTCAAGCAAATCCTTGCACTCCAATCTCTCGGCTATTTCTTTCATCCGCTGGAGTTTTTCCGCTTCGATCTCCACTTCTGCAGTGTAAACAAACTCCAGGAAGGAGGTGAACTCCTCTGTGTAGATGTCCTGTAGGGTCACCGTGCAGTTCTTGGTGTCCAGCATCTCCTCGTGCAGGAAAAGCCCCTTGAAGTAGTTGCTGgaagctgccaggacagctTTGTGAACCAGGAACTCCTCCTGAATTCCCAGGTGTTGGGTGTGAACCGTCACGTCGCAGAGGTGCCCGAACTGGTACAGGGAGTGCAGTGCCCTCAGGAGGTTGGGAGCAGCAACCTTGGACTTCatcaggattttctttttctccatcctGCCAGAAGAAACACACACATGAAGTTTGAATGTGCTCCCTCTGTCCTGTCTTTCCATTCAAGTGGAATTCCATGTCTTAATTCCTTGCTTGTGAGATGCAGCGAGGACCTCAAGGTTATCCCTATCAACACAACCTTCATCAGCAAACACACTTGGCTTATTTCAGCCGCAGGCTTGGATTTATCCCTGAGGAAAACCCTTCGGAATGAATATTCCGCAGCACGAAACACAAGCAACGTGATTGGCCTGGATTAATGATCAATCATTCCTCTCCCAAGCAGAGGTCACAGTGGGAACCAGCCTCCTGCAGATCCTGGAAGGCTGAGGTCTCCATGGAGCATTTAGGGATGAGATCCATGGGGATCTCAGCCTCCTTACCTGGCTGATCCAGAACCTTCTCACTCCCGCTGCCAGCAAGTTCCCAGGTGTCTCCTCTGAGAAAAACAACAATATTCCTACAGGAAAACTACTTAGGAAAAGGAACTGGaggaaaaagccaaaccaaGCATGGTTTGAAACATGGATTCATGGAACCagtaaggctggaaaagacctccaggagcatcaagtccaacctttgacagACTATTCCCATGTTAACTAAACCATCCCCTAGAAGATGGAACTGggaaatatgcaaaataaagtTGTCTAAATTCTCTTGGAAAAGGACTCCCCACATCCCAACTCCTCCTGTGCCATtcccacagccagcagggaTCTTTGCAACGCTCCCAACTCAACACCTGCCAACTATCCCCATGTGGAGACACAACTCTGGCAGTTCCTCTGGGACATTTGGAGGCTGCAGGACAAAGTGCAGCTCCAAAGGTTTGGCCCAAAAATCCACAGCAGCCTCTCCTTAATCTGCTGCCTTAATGTTTCCCCCCAGGATATCCTGGTTTCTGTGctgacccctgggctgtgcagctgaCAGAAATCAATGAGCACAGCACGTGCTaatttcctgctgctcctctgggagaTTCCCAGCTCTGATAAGATCCCGATCGCCCTCGCCCGGGAGCTCTGCTGACACCGGGATCTGATACCGAGCCAGAGGGGACAGAGACATTCCCAGATCATCTCCTAATTTATCTGCTTCTGGATTAAGCCTCCCCAAAAACTGTTGGCTGAGGGGTCTTTCCAGTGAAAAACGCCACAAATTGATCAGTTTCCACcacttttccttcagaaaaaaacaacatttttgggttttgttcccATTTGGAAACTGATCTTTAGTTTTCCAAAGAGCTGTTGAATTTCTGTGTCTACAAAACACCCATTTCAggaatttaaatgaaaacaacattttCCCCCCATATTTTATGGATTTGTTTGTAACTCCTTTCCAGCTTTTTTTGCCCAGCAATGAGGGAGTGAATACTTAAAAACCTGTGCATGTGTGCCAAGATTTGCAGAAAAGATGATTAATCCAACAGATTAATTGCAAACCCCACTGTATTTGCATCAGAACTGATGCAAGACTGGAACCATATTTCAGTTCAATTAGAGCTCCTGATAAGGAACTGGAGTAAATACAACTGGAATTAGTGCAACTGTTTTATCCACCAGAAAACCTCCATTTATGCCCCAGAAAAATCTCAAATTATGCTCCAGAACATCCCCATTTAtcctccagaaaaaaatctccatttaCCCTTTAGAGCATCTCCATCTACCCATCAGAAAAATCTCCACTTACGCAccagaaaaatatcaaattatgtt
It contains:
- the LOC139668140 gene encoding GDNF-inducible zinc finger protein 1-like, whose amino-acid sequence is MEKKKILMKSKVAAPNLLRALHSLYQFGHLCDVTVHTQHLGIQEEFLVHKAVLAASSNYFKGLFLHEEMLDTKNCTVTLQDIYTEEFTSFLEFVYTAEVEIEAEKLQRMKEIAERLECKDLLDICEEVKAEGRKGLDLSLHLKGQRGENGGSQWPHIQHEENPSLRNSSQVVAIPVQRKVWDRQKHKKLLASYELIGGQAAGLEQEDTAFPHPKSSPAKCHKPDSTHRLDVDLLSLENKDGHSLLSQTEAQGACVVIGNTLPEQWEDEESLISQFSGKTERRKTPTPTACGKWDNSFPIPERPQEHMELQHDASLALGQRFPAPQDLRQHRLHTHGRGSSRHGRLRRRQDAADRIRRVEKRECRACPYCDKVVGSKCGLSVHVQTHTRERPYRKIHESGQERKLLPVYWVVVPPTPGPNATSCDKDPDRETWDGTSEATRSEGEPRGSSIAEADRNKEQEEQNWEHREAEGRSEEGNEDEGEMSVKGEEEGDCNAGCSEVKGGRANEVGSEEDGEDSNERDGEGHDLDEESKLKKGSKSRAKKRSPYVIRCDKCHEQFVSRKKYVDHCRDVHQCLPGKAYQCDVCSKGFASYTSWKEHRACVHTEERRFSCPLCHATFKRQRDVRTHSVRKHEGRAKRPLCSVCGKILSSRTALVLHMRTHTGEKPYECGTCHSRFAQPSQLKIHTRSHTGEKPYICEDCGASFADKGKLTGHKRTHTGERLFKCDVCGKHFATKEYLKCHKRCHLGAKPYRCEVCGKTFGLRASLAQHSNVHAETRPYFCEQCGKTFTQPGALRRHQRIHSGEKPYKCRACERTFTDMSTLRRHTAIHDRNAHWRSFLIDLTPKKDHNWSKIEPAGAAAGGPRPGGVAGGQEGHAG